The Muricauda sp. SCSIO 65647 genome includes a region encoding these proteins:
- a CDS encoding efflux RND transporter periplasmic adaptor subunit yields the protein MNRIVSLLNKGLPLVIIGLMLMGCGGGDAAQVVSQAPITAKVASARTATEAYINAGSGPITAVNSAALSTRMMGFVDRIPVKVGQKVNKGQLLLSIKNTDLQAKRAQIDASIIEAKAAYQNAEKDYQRFVNLFGQNSASQKELDDMTSRYEMAKARYQAAQQMRKEVDAQFVYANIRAPFGGVITNTHIDEGAMANPGMPLVSLEAPGSYEIEAKVAEGSINQLKVGAQASVFVKALDTTVRGKLTELSPSAQFSGGQYIAKVTLNDPPEQLLSGMFATVSFEVEGEPLGRSRVSVPKSSLVKHGQLIGIYTLGPNDTAILRWLRLGETVGEEVEVLSGLVAGETYILSAEGKLYNGAKLTIK from the coding sequence ATGAATAGAATAGTTTCATTGCTTAACAAGGGCTTGCCCTTGGTCATAATTGGCCTAATGCTTATGGGCTGTGGGGGAGGCGATGCTGCCCAAGTAGTTTCCCAAGCTCCCATAACGGCAAAGGTGGCCAGCGCAAGAACGGCCACTGAAGCCTATATCAATGCCGGGAGTGGGCCGATAACAGCGGTCAACAGTGCTGCCCTAAGTACCCGTATGATGGGCTTTGTGGATCGTATTCCCGTTAAAGTAGGCCAGAAGGTGAACAAGGGACAACTTTTACTGTCCATAAAGAATACGGATCTGCAAGCCAAAAGGGCCCAGATAGATGCCTCGATTATTGAGGCAAAGGCGGCCTATCAGAATGCGGAAAAAGACTATCAGCGTTTTGTGAACCTATTTGGGCAGAACAGTGCCTCACAAAAAGAATTGGACGACATGACTTCCCGCTATGAAATGGCCAAGGCTCGTTATCAGGCGGCACAGCAAATGAGGAAAGAGGTAGATGCGCAATTTGTCTATGCCAATATCAGGGCACCCTTTGGTGGTGTGATCACCAACACCCATATTGATGAAGGGGCCATGGCCAATCCAGGAATGCCCTTGGTGAGCTTAGAGGCCCCAGGTTCCTATGAAATAGAGGCCAAAGTGGCCGAGGGGTCGATCAATCAACTAAAGGTTGGGGCCCAAGCTTCGGTTTTTGTAAAGGCCTTGGATACCACGGTTAGGGGAAAACTCACCGAGCTGAGTCCCTCCGCCCAATTTTCAGGGGGGCAGTATATCGCCAAAGTGACGTTGAACGACCCGCCCGAGCAATTGCTATCCGGTATGTTCGCTACCGTTTCCTTTGAGGTGGAAGGCGAACCATTAGGGCGTTCAAGGGTAAGCGTGCCCAAATCGTCTCTGGTGAAACATGGCCAACTTATCGGCATTTATACCCTTGGCCCCAATGATACCGCCATATTACGATGGCTGCGATTGGGTGAAACCGTTGGGGAAGAGGTGGAGGTCCTTTCCGGTCTTGTGGCTGGCGAAACCTATATTCTTTCTGCTGAGGGCAAATTGTACAACGGGGCCAAATTGACCATCAAATAA